A stretch of the Tardiphaga sp. 709 genome encodes the following:
- the acs gene encoding acetate--CoA ligase — protein MSDKIYDVPAEWTTRAFVDDAKYNEMYARSISDSNGFWAEQAKRLNWSHAPTKIENTSFAPGKISIKWFEDGVLNAAYNCIDRHLPKRANQTAIIWEGDDPSQSRHISYQELHDEVCKMANVLRNRNVGKGDRVTIYLPMIPEAAYAMLACARIGAIHSVVFAGFSPDSLAQRITDCQSKIIITADEGLRGGKKVPLKNNVDAAVAKAGGVDWVVVVKHTGTPVNMDPARDFWYREAAEVVTTECPCEPMNAEDPLFILYTSGSTGQPKGVLHTTGGYLLFASMTHQYVFDYHEGDIYWCTADVGWVTGHSYILYGPLANGATTLMFEGVPNYPSMSRFWEVIDKHKVNIFYTAPTAIRALMQAGDEPVKKTSRKSLRLLGSVGEPINPEAWEWYYHVVGEARAPIVDTWWQTETGGILITPLPGATKLKPGSATRPFFGVVPEIVDADGKVLEGETSGNLCIAKSWPGQMRTVYGDHARFEQTYFSTYKNKYFTGDGCRRDADGYYWITGRVDDVINVSGHRMGTAEVESSLVAHEKVSEAAVVGYPHDIKGQGIYAYVTLMNGVEPTEELRKELVAWVRKDIGPIASPDLIQFAPGLPKTRSGKIMRRILRKIAEDEPSSLGDTSTLADPAVVTDLVEHRQNKKPGA, from the coding sequence ATGTCCGACAAGATTTACGACGTACCGGCTGAGTGGACGACGCGTGCCTTCGTCGATGACGCGAAATACAACGAGATGTATGCACGCTCGATCAGCGATTCCAACGGCTTCTGGGCCGAGCAGGCCAAGCGCCTCAACTGGAGCCACGCCCCCACCAAGATCGAAAACACGTCCTTTGCCCCAGGCAAGATCTCGATCAAGTGGTTCGAGGATGGCGTATTGAACGCCGCCTATAATTGCATCGACCGCCATTTGCCGAAGCGCGCCAATCAGACGGCGATCATCTGGGAAGGCGACGACCCCTCGCAGTCGAGACACATCAGCTATCAGGAGCTGCATGACGAAGTCTGCAAGATGGCCAACGTGTTGCGCAACCGCAACGTCGGCAAGGGCGACCGCGTCACCATCTATCTGCCGATGATTCCGGAAGCGGCCTACGCGATGCTCGCCTGCGCGCGTATCGGCGCGATCCACTCTGTCGTCTTCGCCGGCTTCTCACCGGACTCGCTGGCGCAGCGCATCACTGACTGCCAGTCGAAGATCATCATCACCGCCGATGAAGGCCTGCGCGGCGGCAAGAAGGTGCCGCTGAAGAACAATGTCGATGCCGCGGTCGCCAAGGCCGGCGGTGTCGACTGGGTCGTCGTCGTCAAGCACACCGGCACACCGGTGAATATGGATCCCGCCCGTGACTTTTGGTACCGCGAAGCCGCCGAAGTCGTCACCACCGAATGCCCCTGCGAGCCGATGAATGCGGAAGATCCGCTGTTCATCCTCTACACGTCGGGCTCCACCGGCCAGCCCAAGGGCGTGTTGCACACCACCGGCGGCTATCTGCTGTTCGCCTCGATGACGCATCAATATGTGTTCGACTATCACGAGGGTGATATCTACTGGTGCACCGCCGACGTCGGCTGGGTGACTGGTCACAGCTACATTCTCTACGGGCCGCTGGCCAACGGCGCGACCACGCTGATGTTCGAAGGCGTGCCGAACTATCCGTCGATGTCGCGCTTCTGGGAAGTCATCGACAAGCACAAGGTCAACATCTTCTACACCGCGCCGACTGCAATCCGCGCGCTGATGCAGGCCGGCGACGAGCCGGTGAAAAAGACCTCGCGCAAGAGCCTGCGCCTGCTGGGCTCGGTCGGCGAGCCGATCAATCCGGAAGCCTGGGAGTGGTACTATCACGTGGTCGGCGAGGCGCGCGCGCCGATCGTCGATACCTGGTGGCAGACCGAGACGGGCGGCATTCTCATCACGCCGTTGCCCGGCGCCACCAAGCTGAAGCCCGGCTCGGCGACGCGACCGTTCTTTGGTGTCGTCCCCGAGATCGTCGATGCCGACGGCAAGGTGCTGGAGGGCGAGACCTCGGGCAATCTCTGCATTGCCAAGTCATGGCCTGGCCAGATGCGGACGGTCTATGGCGATCACGCCCGTTTCGAACAGACCTATTTCTCGACCTACAAGAACAAGTACTTCACCGGCGACGGCTGCCGCCGCGATGCCGACGGCTATTACTGGATCACCGGCCGCGTCGACGACGTCATCAATGTCTCCGGCCACCGCATGGGCACTGCGGAAGTGGAATCGTCGCTGGTCGCACATGAGAAAGTGTCGGAAGCCGCCGTGGTCGGCTATCCGCACGATATCAAGGGCCAGGGCATCTACGCTTATGTCACGCTGATGAACGGCGTCGAGCCGACGGAAGAGCTGCGCAAGGAGCTGGTGGCCTGGGTCCGCAAGGACATCGGCCCGATCGCCTCGCCCGATCTGATCCAGTTCGCGCCGGGCCTGCCGAAGACCCGCTCCGGCAAGATCATGCGCCGCATCCTGCGCAAGATCGCGGAGGATGAACCGTCATCTCTGGGTGATACATCGACACTGGCGGACCCCGCTGTGGTCACCGACCTCGTCGAGCATCGGCAGAACAAGAAGCCGGGGGCGTAA
- a CDS encoding kelch repeat-containing protein, which produces MDRRSFVLGSAAVVTGGVSARAQHAGHPALPAAPSSKEPYTKLQGGIPHHMTPEQEAQRVTESPAPKGPQGKWVSRAALPLPRSEMAWATSWADRMHIVGGYGEGRVDRPYHHVYDPASDQWLDAAPLPRGANHVSVAADAGRVYALGGFMQQNRGSDQNAYAYDVAANRWDTIAPLPRPRGAGAAVALNGKIHLIGGASEPAAERASVSWHEVYDPKTDKWETRKALPGARDHVGCVATRGVIHVIGGRFNTFEYNTDLHHVYLPERDTWELRAALPTIRSGHGLVVYRDRLFAMGGESGVVQNGQLTQGKVYGQMESYDPASDTWQSHAPMLTPRHAVGATVIGDWIYVAGGGAVLGGAVQSAVHEAFTLA; this is translated from the coding sequence GTGGATCGTCGGTCATTCGTGTTGGGAAGTGCTGCAGTTGTTACGGGCGGAGTTTCCGCCCGCGCGCAGCACGCTGGTCATCCGGCATTGCCCGCGGCGCCGTCGTCGAAAGAACCCTACACCAAACTGCAAGGCGGCATACCGCATCACATGACGCCTGAGCAGGAAGCGCAGCGCGTCACGGAGAGTCCGGCGCCGAAGGGACCTCAGGGCAAGTGGGTGTCGCGCGCGGCGCTCCCACTTCCCCGTAGCGAAATGGCCTGGGCGACATCGTGGGCCGATCGCATGCATATCGTCGGTGGCTATGGCGAAGGCCGCGTCGACCGCCCCTATCACCACGTCTACGATCCCGCTTCAGATCAGTGGCTCGACGCAGCGCCCCTGCCGCGCGGCGCCAACCATGTCTCGGTCGCTGCCGATGCCGGACGCGTCTATGCGCTCGGCGGTTTCATGCAGCAGAACCGCGGCTCGGACCAGAACGCGTATGCCTATGATGTCGCTGCCAATCGCTGGGATACGATCGCGCCCTTGCCGCGACCACGCGGTGCCGGCGCTGCCGTTGCGCTGAACGGCAAAATCCATCTGATCGGCGGCGCGTCGGAACCGGCGGCTGAGCGCGCCAGTGTCAGTTGGCACGAAGTCTATGATCCCAAGACCGACAAATGGGAGACCCGCAAGGCACTGCCCGGTGCGCGCGACCATGTCGGCTGCGTCGCCACGCGCGGCGTGATCCATGTGATCGGCGGGCGTTTCAATACGTTCGAGTACAATACCGATCTGCACCATGTGTATCTGCCCGAGCGCGACACATGGGAGCTGCGCGCCGCACTGCCGACGATCCGTTCGGGCCATGGCCTTGTCGTGTATCGCGACCGGCTCTTCGCGATGGGCGGCGAATCCGGCGTGGTGCAGAACGGCCAGCTCACCCAGGGCAAGGTGTACGGACAGATGGAAAGCTACGACCCGGCCTCCGACACCTGGCAGAGCCACGCGCCGATGCTTACCCCGCGCCATGCGGTCGGCGCCACAGTTATTGGTGACTGGATCTATGTGGCTGGCGGCGGCGCTGTCCTCGGCGGCGCGGTACAATCCGCCGTCCATGAGGCCTTTACGCTGGCCTAG
- a CDS encoding L,D-transpeptidase gives MSLKIASALAATIVIGALMSPTAQAAPNVVGFHGDYAPGTIVVKTNERKLYLVLEQGQAVRYPVGVGKPGKQWAGATKIDGKYRQPAWAPPADVKRDNPNIPDVIAGGSPANPMGVAAMTLAGGEYAIHGTNRPNSIGGYVSYGCVRMYNEDITDLYSRVSVGTPVIVTQR, from the coding sequence ATGTCCTTGAAGATTGCTAGCGCGCTGGCAGCCACCATTGTCATTGGCGCCCTGATGTCCCCCACCGCGCAGGCAGCGCCCAATGTGGTCGGCTTCCACGGCGACTATGCCCCCGGCACCATCGTCGTAAAGACCAATGAGCGTAAGCTGTATCTCGTGCTCGAACAGGGTCAGGCCGTGCGCTATCCCGTCGGCGTCGGCAAGCCCGGCAAACAGTGGGCCGGCGCCACCAAGATCGACGGCAAGTACCGCCAGCCGGCCTGGGCTCCGCCCGCCGACGTCAAGCGTGACAATCCGAACATCCCGGACGTGATTGCGGGCGGCTCGCCAGCCAATCCGATGGGCGTTGCTGCGATGACCCTCGCCGGCGGCGAATATGCCATCCACGGCACCAACCGTCCCAATTCGATCGGCGGCTATGTCTCTTACGGTTGCGTGCGCATGTACAATGAAGACATCACCGACCTCTATTCGCGCGTCTCGGTCGGCACGCCGGTCATCGTTACCCAGCGCTGA
- a CDS encoding thermonuclease family protein — protein sequence MSAAMPWVFVLGLAAGTMLPIKRWLPFLPGADQTEAARDSEAIVRRAGNAEARYPIEMRYAIDGDTFGARVHLGSGEDVSVRIRLRGIDAPELKGQCAREIQKAETATTALTKLLGEGSLTIYNIGPDKYPGRVVADVATRQTPNVSAAMLNAGHARPYGGGHRNGWCDSR from the coding sequence ATGTCCGCGGCGATGCCGTGGGTATTCGTGCTCGGCCTGGCCGCCGGCACCATGCTGCCCATCAAGCGCTGGCTGCCGTTCCTGCCCGGTGCGGATCAGACCGAGGCCGCCCGCGATTCCGAGGCGATCGTCAGGCGCGCCGGCAATGCTGAGGCTCGCTATCCGATCGAGATGCGCTATGCCATCGACGGCGATACTTTTGGCGCGCGCGTTCATCTTGGCTCGGGTGAAGACGTCAGCGTGCGCATTCGCTTGCGGGGCATCGATGCGCCGGAGCTGAAGGGGCAATGTGCGCGCGAGATTCAGAAAGCAGAAACCGCGACGACCGCACTGACCAAGTTGCTCGGCGAGGGAAGCCTCACGATCTACAATATCGGGCCTGACAAATATCCCGGCCGCGTGGTCGCCGATGTCGCGACCAGGCAAACGCCCAACGTGTCTGCAGCAATGCTCAACGCAGGGCACGCGCGCCCGTATGGTGGCGGTCATCGCAACGGCTGGTGCGATAGCCGCTGA
- a CDS encoding DUF1674 domain-containing protein, giving the protein MNDIPSESATSLPEAEPAPKKVLTPAAQRALAEAEERRAATAAAKTAAKAKEFQGPEGPEPTRFGDWERKGIASDF; this is encoded by the coding sequence ATGAACGACATTCCTTCCGAGTCCGCAACGTCTTTGCCGGAGGCTGAGCCGGCACCGAAGAAAGTTTTGACGCCCGCCGCGCAGCGCGCGCTGGCCGAGGCAGAAGAACGCCGGGCCGCGACAGCAGCAGCAAAGACTGCGGCGAAAGCGAAAGAGTTTCAGGGACCTGAAGGTCCTGAGCCGACGCGCTTTGGCGACTGGGAGCGCAAGGGTATTGCGTCCGACTTCTAG
- a CDS encoding RsmB/NOP family class I SAM-dependent RNA methyltransferase, whose product MSQVRYAPPTEVPGLAARRIAADILDGVLHKHRTLDDQLEGAAAHPGLKTLSDRDRALMRRLVATILRRLGTLGHILSRLLDRGVPTDAPRAQSALLIGAAQILWMDVPDHAAVDLSVRMVQSDRKAAKYAGLVNAVLRRCAREGQPLIDEVAAQTLDIPPWLMARWTAHYGETAAKEMAVALSHEPSLDLTVKSEADAWATRLHGEVLPTGSVRTLLQGSVTMLPGFDDGQWWVQDAAAALPARLFGDLKGKRIVDLCAAPGGKTAQLVQGGAQVTAIDRSPNRVARLRENLARLSLEAETVVVDGTEYPGEGFDGVLLDAPCSSTGTIRRHPDVAWLKQDSDIVMLTALQRRLLQKAASILKPGGTLVYCTCSLEPEEGEQAIADLLAKDSSMRRAPADASEVAGLAEIVTPDGDLRTLPSHLPHADPRLGGLDGFYAARLIKS is encoded by the coding sequence ATGTCGCAAGTAAGATACGCACCGCCAACCGAGGTCCCCGGCCTCGCCGCGCGACGGATTGCGGCGGATATTCTCGACGGCGTCTTGCACAAGCACCGGACCCTCGACGACCAGCTCGAAGGTGCGGCCGCCCATCCCGGCCTGAAAACACTGTCTGACCGCGACCGCGCGCTGATGCGCCGTCTGGTTGCGACGATCCTTCGCCGGCTCGGCACGCTCGGGCACATCCTCTCCCGCCTGCTCGACCGCGGTGTTCCAACAGATGCACCGCGCGCGCAAAGCGCGCTCCTGATCGGCGCTGCCCAGATCCTCTGGATGGACGTACCGGATCACGCCGCCGTCGACCTGTCGGTCCGCATGGTGCAATCCGACCGTAAGGCTGCGAAATATGCCGGGCTGGTCAATGCCGTATTGCGGCGCTGCGCGCGAGAAGGCCAGCCGCTGATCGACGAAGTGGCCGCTCAGACTCTCGACATCCCGCCATGGCTGATGGCGCGCTGGACGGCGCATTACGGCGAGACGGCCGCGAAGGAAATGGCCGTGGCGCTGAGCCATGAGCCGTCGCTCGATCTCACCGTCAAATCCGAAGCCGATGCCTGGGCCACGCGCCTGCACGGCGAAGTGCTTCCAACCGGTTCCGTCCGAACCTTGCTGCAGGGCTCGGTGACTATGCTGCCCGGCTTCGATGACGGCCAGTGGTGGGTGCAGGACGCCGCGGCGGCACTGCCGGCACGACTGTTCGGCGACCTCAAGGGCAAACGCATCGTCGATCTCTGCGCCGCGCCGGGCGGCAAGACTGCGCAATTGGTCCAGGGCGGCGCACAGGTCACTGCTATCGACCGCTCGCCGAACCGTGTGGCGCGGCTGCGCGAAAATCTGGCGCGGCTGTCGCTCGAGGCCGAAACCGTCGTCGTCGACGGCACCGAATATCCCGGCGAGGGTTTTGACGGCGTGTTGCTGGACGCGCCCTGCTCGTCCACCGGCACCATCCGGCGACACCCCGATGTCGCCTGGCTCAAGCAAGACTCCGACATCGTCATGCTGACCGCGCTGCAACGGCGCCTGCTACAGAAGGCCGCCTCCATCCTGAAGCCCGGCGGAACCCTGGTCTATTGCACCTGTTCGCTGGAGCCCGAAGAAGGCGAACAGGCCATCGCCGACCTGCTGGCCAAGGACTCCAGCATGCGCCGCGCCCCGGCCGATGCCAGCGAAGTGGCCGGTCTTGCCGAGATCGTCACCCCCGATGGCGATCTGCGCACTCTGCCGAGCCATCTGCCCCATGCCGACCCCCGGCTTGGCGGGCTCGATGGCTTCTATGCGGCGCGACTCATTAAATCCTGA
- a CDS encoding heparinase II/III family protein: MSRASGGSAALARIWPGRTDRLIIAPHDLRTTDATRAAEIYAGRFVFAGKIVTCHGRSIFDLEPPSEDWEVSLLGFGWLRHLRAADTAITRANARSLIDDWMSNTSRKRPVGRRADVIARRVISLLSQAPLVLGDTDGKFYRRYLRSLSREIRSLRYALSHAPDGVPKLQVLIALCYASLCLANQARHIRTATRKLSDELQRQILPDGGHISRNPGALIELLIDLLPLRQTFAARNIAPPPALLNAIDRMMPMLRFFRHGDGSFALFNGMSNAPSHLLATLLAYDDTHGVPMAHMPHTGFQRLEAGQMTVIIDTGPPPPSSVSHDAHAGTLSFELSSGPSRIVINCGMPSTGRDNWRAFARGTPAHSTMTYHNTSSCQFVERSAMKKFLQGAPIVNGPHVVESYREITSNGTILTTSHDGYHPRFGVTHRRVLMISEDGSKLEGEDIVAAAPGARLKGSNTDYALRFHLHPSVKASRLSDARGVMLVLPNRDVWTFEALDDKVELEDSVFLAGNDGPRRTAQIVIHQNAQQTSSIRWSFARSASSPSQTTARRNARREPELPL, encoded by the coding sequence ATGTCGCGCGCGTCTGGCGGATCGGCAGCGCTGGCCCGGATCTGGCCCGGACGCACCGATCGCCTGATCATCGCACCGCATGACCTCCGCACCACCGACGCCACCCGCGCCGCCGAAATCTATGCCGGGCGTTTCGTCTTCGCCGGCAAGATTGTCACCTGCCACGGTCGCTCGATCTTCGATCTGGAGCCGCCATCGGAAGACTGGGAAGTTTCACTGCTCGGCTTCGGCTGGCTCCGCCATCTGCGCGCCGCCGACACCGCTATCACCCGCGCCAATGCGCGCTCGCTGATCGACGACTGGATGTCGAATACGTCGCGCAAGCGCCCGGTCGGACGCCGCGCCGACGTCATCGCCCGCCGTGTGATCTCGCTGCTATCGCAGGCACCACTGGTACTCGGCGATACCGACGGCAAATTCTATCGCCGCTATCTGCGCTCGCTCAGCCGCGAGATTCGCTCGCTACGCTACGCGCTGTCTCACGCTCCCGACGGCGTACCGAAGCTGCAGGTGCTGATCGCGCTGTGCTACGCCTCGCTATGTCTCGCCAATCAGGCGCGCCACATCCGTACCGCCACACGCAAACTCTCCGACGAATTGCAGCGCCAGATCCTGCCCGATGGCGGACATATCTCGCGCAACCCCGGCGCGCTGATCGAATTGCTGATCGATCTGCTGCCACTGCGGCAGACCTTTGCTGCCCGCAACATCGCGCCACCGCCGGCGCTACTGAATGCGATCGATCGCATGATGCCGATGCTGCGATTCTTCCGTCATGGCGACGGCTCGTTCGCACTGTTCAACGGTATGAGCAATGCGCCATCGCATCTGCTGGCGACGCTGCTGGCCTATGACGACACGCATGGCGTGCCGATGGCGCATATGCCGCATACCGGCTTCCAGCGTCTCGAGGCCGGTCAGATGACCGTGATCATCGACACCGGCCCGCCACCACCGTCCAGTGTGAGCCACGACGCCCATGCCGGTACGTTGTCGTTCGAACTGTCGTCCGGCCCGAGCCGCATCGTCATCAATTGCGGCATGCCCTCGACGGGTCGCGACAATTGGCGCGCTTTCGCGCGGGGCACGCCGGCGCATTCGACGATGACCTATCACAACACCTCGTCGTGCCAGTTCGTCGAACGCAGCGCGATGAAGAAGTTTCTGCAGGGCGCACCGATCGTCAACGGTCCGCATGTGGTGGAGAGCTATCGCGAGATCACCTCGAACGGCACCATCCTGACCACCTCGCATGACGGCTACCACCCGCGTTTTGGCGTCACCCATCGGCGCGTGTTGATGATCTCCGAGGACGGTTCGAAACTCGAGGGCGAGGACATCGTCGCGGCGGCGCCCGGCGCGCGGCTGAAAGGCAGTAATACCGACTACGCCTTGCGCTTCCATCTGCACCCGTCGGTAAAGGCCAGCCGGCTCAGCGACGCCCGCGGCGTCATGCTGGTATTGCCGAACCGTGACGTCTGGACCTTCGAAGCGCTCGACGACAAGGTCGAGCTCGAAGACAGCGTGTTCCTGGCCGGCAATGACGGGCCCCGGCGAACCGCCCAGATCGTGATCCACCAGAACGCCCAGCAGACCTCCAGCATCCGCTGGAGTTTTGCCCGATCGGCCTCCTCGCCGTCGCAGACTACGGCCCGCCGCAATGCCCGCCGTGAGCCGGAATTGCCGTTGTAA
- the purH gene encoding bifunctional phosphoribosylaminoimidazolecarboxamide formyltransferase/IMP cyclohydrolase, translating to MTDHPRKVTRALLSVSDKSGLIEFARALSAHGIDLVSTGGTAKAIAAAGLKVSDVSDLTGFPEMMDGRVKTLHPKVHGGLLAIRDNAEHAKAMKDHGISQIDLLVVNLYPFEETVAKNASYEDCIENIDIGGPAMIRAASKNHDDVTVVVEPSDYQSVLDELATNKGATTLTLRRRLAAKAYARTAAYDAAISNWFADQLKITAPDFRAVGGKLVEALRYGENPHQTAAFYRTPELRPGVSSARQVQGKQLSYNNINDTDAAYECIAEFDPKRTAACVIVKHANPCGVAEGSSLVEAYRKALACDSTSAFGGIVALNKTLDADTARVITEIFTEVIVAPDATEEAIAIVAAKKTLRLLLAGALPDPRAPGFTAKTVAGGMLIQSRDNAVVDDMALKAVTKRQPTDAELRDLKFAFRVAKHIKSNTIVYAKDLATVGIGAGQMSRIDSARIAARKAQDAAIEMKLAQPMTKGSVVASDAFFPFADGLLVAIEAGATAVIQPGGSVRDDEVIKAADDAGIAMVFTGVRHFKH from the coding sequence ATGACCGACCATCCGCGCAAGGTTACTCGCGCTCTATTGTCCGTTTCCGATAAGTCCGGGCTGATCGAATTTGCACGCGCGCTGTCCGCTCACGGCATCGACCTCGTTTCCACCGGCGGTACCGCCAAGGCGATCGCTGCGGCGGGCCTGAAGGTCTCGGACGTGTCCGACCTCACCGGCTTCCCGGAAATGATGGATGGCCGGGTCAAGACGTTGCACCCTAAGGTCCATGGTGGCCTGCTCGCGATCCGCGACAATGCCGAACACGCCAAGGCGATGAAGGATCACGGAATTTCGCAGATCGATCTGCTCGTCGTGAACCTCTACCCGTTCGAGGAGACCGTCGCGAAGAACGCGTCCTATGAGGATTGTATCGAGAATATCGATATCGGCGGTCCGGCAATGATCCGCGCGGCCTCCAAGAACCATGACGACGTCACCGTCGTGGTTGAGCCCTCCGATTATCAGTCGGTGCTCGACGAACTCGCCACCAACAAGGGCGCGACCACGCTGACGCTGCGCCGCCGTCTGGCAGCCAAGGCTTATGCCCGCACTGCGGCCTATGACGCCGCGATCTCGAACTGGTTTGCCGATCAGTTGAAGATCACCGCACCGGATTTCCGTGCCGTCGGCGGCAAACTGGTCGAAGCGCTGCGTTACGGCGAGAACCCGCACCAGACCGCTGCATTCTATCGCACACCCGAACTGCGCCCCGGCGTATCCTCGGCGCGGCAGGTACAGGGCAAGCAACTGTCCTATAACAATATCAACGACACCGATGCGGCCTATGAATGCATCGCCGAGTTCGATCCGAAGCGCACCGCGGCCTGTGTCATCGTCAAGCACGCCAATCCCTGCGGCGTCGCCGAAGGCAGCAGCCTGGTTGAGGCCTATCGCAAGGCACTGGCCTGCGATTCCACCTCGGCATTCGGCGGCATCGTTGCGCTGAACAAGACGCTCGATGCAGACACCGCGCGCGTCATCACCGAGATCTTCACCGAGGTCATCGTGGCACCTGACGCCACCGAGGAAGCCATCGCCATCGTTGCTGCCAAGAAGACCTTGCGTCTGCTGCTGGCAGGCGCGCTGCCAGATCCGCGCGCGCCGGGCTTCACGGCCAAGACCGTGGCTGGCGGCATGCTGATCCAGAGCCGCGACAATGCTGTTGTCGATGACATGGCGCTGAAGGCCGTGACCAAGCGTCAGCCGACCGACGCCGAACTGCGCGATCTCAAATTCGCGTTTCGCGTAGCCAAGCACATCAAGTCAAACACCATCGTCTACGCCAAGGACCTCGCCACCGTCGGCATCGGCGCCGGCCAGATGAGCCGCATCGATTCCGCGCGCATCGCCGCCCGCAAGGCGCAGGATGCGGCGATCGAGATGAAGCTCGCACAACCGATGACCAAGGGGTCGGTGGTCGCGTCAGACGCGTTCTTCCCGTTCGCTGACGGCTTGCTCGTTGCCATCGAGGCCGGAGCCACTGCGGTGATCCAGCCCGGCGGTTCGGTGCGCGACGATGAAGTGATCAAGGCGGCAGATGACGCCGGGATCGCCATGGTGTTCACCGGCGTCCGCCACTTCAAGCACTGA
- a CDS encoding MFS transporter codes for MAVAAASSASVTAAPKTYPPRSAVISWMFFDWAAQPYFSLITTFVFAPYFATRVASDAATGQSLWGFATAAAGVIIALASPMLGAIADASGRRKPWIASFGAIFVVGACIMWIGKPGDPAIILPLLIAYGLATIGVEFATVFNNAMMPTLVPPDKIGRLSGSGWALGYVGGILSLIIVLGFMAANPTTGRTLFGLVPILGLDPATFEGDRISAPLSGLWFVVFVLPMFLLTPDFPAKVSARSAVREGLADLKHTLAELPKHRSMMAFLIANMIYTDGLVSLFAFGGIYAAGTFGWNTIQIGTFGIILAIAGTFGAFIGGKLDDAFGPKRVITGSILLLLTSIIAILLIDRETIFFIKVTPPVPGGGLFAAPAEKAYLALGCLIGMAGGPLQAASRTLLIRLAPQDRIAQFFGLFALTGKVTSFMGPLLIGLVTAVTASQKAGMAVLVLFFVGGLGLLARVREA; via the coding sequence ATGGCGGTCGCCGCCGCTTCATCAGCCTCTGTGACAGCGGCGCCAAAGACCTACCCACCGCGCTCTGCGGTGATCAGCTGGATGTTTTTCGACTGGGCGGCCCAGCCTTACTTCAGTCTCATCACCACCTTTGTCTTCGCGCCCTATTTCGCCACGCGCGTGGCATCCGATGCGGCCACCGGACAATCGCTGTGGGGCTTCGCCACCGCTGCGGCCGGGGTGATCATCGCGCTGGCATCGCCGATGCTTGGCGCGATTGCCGATGCGAGCGGCCGCCGCAAGCCGTGGATCGCAAGTTTTGGCGCGATCTTCGTGGTCGGCGCCTGCATCATGTGGATCGGCAAGCCCGGCGATCCCGCCATCATCCTGCCGCTGCTGATTGCCTATGGCTTGGCGACTATCGGCGTGGAATTTGCCACCGTGTTCAATAATGCGATGATGCCGACGCTGGTGCCGCCGGATAAAATCGGTCGCCTGTCCGGCTCGGGCTGGGCGCTCGGCTATGTCGGAGGTATCCTCAGCCTGATCATCGTACTCGGCTTCATGGCTGCGAACCCGACCACGGGGCGCACATTGTTCGGCCTAGTCCCGATTCTCGGTCTCGATCCCGCGACCTTCGAAGGCGATCGTATTTCGGCACCTCTGTCGGGATTGTGGTTCGTCGTCTTCGTGTTGCCGATGTTTCTGCTGACGCCCGACTTTCCCGCGAAGGTCTCTGCGCGGAGCGCCGTGCGGGAGGGTCTCGCCGATCTCAAGCACACGCTCGCTGAATTGCCGAAGCATCGTTCGATGATGGCATTCCTGATTGCCAACATGATCTACACCGACGGGCTCGTATCGCTGTTCGCCTTCGGTGGCATCTATGCGGCAGGCACATTTGGTTGGAATACGATTCAGATCGGCACATTCGGTATCATCCTAGCCATTGCCGGAACGTTCGGCGCCTTCATTGGCGGAAAACTCGACGATGCGTTCGGACCGAAGCGTGTGATCACCGGCAGCATCCTGCTGCTGCTGACCTCGATCATCGCGATCCTGCTGATTGATCGCGAAACCATCTTCTTCATCAAGGTCACGCCGCCGGTGCCAGGTGGCGGTCTGTTCGCGGCGCCTGCGGAGAAGGCATATCTCGCGCTCGGTTGCCTGATCGGCATGGCGGGTGGTCCGCTGCAGGCGGCATCGCGCACGCTGTTGATCCGGCTGGCACCGCAGGACCGCATCGCGCAGTTCTTCGGCCTGTTCGCGCTGACCGGAAAGGTGACGTCCTTCATGGGGCCGTTGCTGATCGGCCTCGTTACCGCAGTCACGGCCAGCCAGAAGGCTGGCATGGCAGTGCTGGTGCTGTTCTTCGTCGGAGGCCTCGGTCTGCTCGCACGCGTGCGGGAAGCCTGA